The Tamandua tetradactyla isolate mTamTet1 chromosome 23, mTamTet1.pri, whole genome shotgun sequence genome includes a window with the following:
- the SBK1 gene encoding serine/threonine-protein kinase SBK1, whose translation MVVAPCAPGAGPTKTETAPRPPAATSPRPQPREKMSVGCPEPEPSHSLPCCGPGSAPGPGAGVPLLTEDMQALTLRTLAASDVTKHYELVRELGKGTYGKVDLVAYKGTGTKMALKFVNKSKTKLKNFLREVSITNSLSSSPFIIKVFDVVFETEDCYVFAQEYAPAGDLFDIIPPQVGLPEDTVKRCVQQLGLALDFMHGRQLVHRDIKPENVLLFDRECRRVKLADFGMTRRVGCRVKRVSGTIPYTAPEVCQAGRADGFAVDTGVDVWAFGVLIFCVLTGNFPWEAASGADAFFEEFVRWQRGRLPGLPSQWRRFTEPALRMFQRLLALEPERRGPAKEVFRFLKHELTSELRRRPSHRARKPTGDRLPPAGPLRLEAPGPLKRTVLTESGSGARPAPPAVGPGPGPVPVPVPVPVPVPVPEAGLAPPGRTDGRPDKSKGQVVLATAIEICV comes from the exons GGAGAAGATGAGTGTGGGCTGCCCAGAGCCCGAGCCATCCCACTCCCTGCCCTGCTGTGGGCCGGGGTCCGCCCCTGGGCCTGGCGCAGGCGTGCCCCTTCTCACCGAAGACATGCAGGCACTGACCCTCCGCACGCTGGCCGCTAGCGACGTCACCAAGCACTACGAACTCGTCCGGGAGCTGGGCAAGGGCACCTATGGGAAGGTCGACCTGGTGGCCTACAAGGGCACAG GCACGAAAATGGCCCTGAAGTTTGTGAACAAGAGCAAAACCAAGCTGAAGAACTTCCTGCGGGAGGTGAGCATCACCAACAGCCTGTCGTCCAGCCCCTTCATCATCAAGGTCTTCGACGTGGTCTTTGAGACCGAGGACTGCTATGTCTTCGCCCAGGAGTACGCGCCCGCCGGGGACCTGTTTGACATCATCCCTCCCCAG GTGGGTCTCCCCGAGGACACGGTGAAGCGCTGTGTGCAGCAGCTGGGCCTGGCGCTGGACTTCATGCACGGGCGGCAGCTAGTGCACCGCGACATCAAGCCCGAGAATGTGCTGCTGTTCGACCGTGAGTGCCGCCGCGTGAAGCTGGCCGACTTCGGCATGACGCGCCGCGTGGGCTGCCGCGTGAAGCGCGTCAGCGGCACCATCCCGTACACGGCGCCCGAGGTGTGCCAGGCGGGCCGCGCCGACGGCTTCGCCGTGGACACGGGCGTGGACGTGTGGGCGTTCGGCGTGCTCATCTTCTGCGTGCTCACGGGCAACTTCCCGTGGGAGGCGGCGTCGGGCGCGGACGCCTTCTTCGAGGAGTTCGTGCGCTGGCAGCGGGGCCGCCTGCCGGGGCTGCCGTCGCAGTGGCGCCGCTTCACCGAGCCGGCGCTGCGCATGTTCCAGCGCCTGCTGGCCCTGGAGCCCGAGCGCCGCGGCCCGGCCAAGGAGGTCTTCCGCTTCCTCAAGCACGAGCTCACGTCCGAGCTGCGGCGCCGGCCCTCGCACCGCGCGCGCAAGCCCACCGGGGACCGCCTGCCGCCCGCGGGGCCGCTGCGCCTCGAGGCGCCGGGGCCGCTCAAGCGGACCGTGCTGACCGAGAGCGGCAGCGGCGCCCGGCCCGCGCCCCCCGCCGTCGGTCCCGGGCCGGGCCCCGTCCCCGTCCCTGTCCCCGTCCCGGTGCCCGTGCCCGTGCCCGAGGCCGGCCTGGCGCCCCCGGGCAGGACCGACGGCCGCCCGGACAAGAGCAAAGGGCAGGTGG